In a single window of the Anabas testudineus chromosome 19, fAnaTes1.2, whole genome shotgun sequence genome:
- the LOC113156178 gene encoding uncharacterized protein LOC113156178 translates to MAAIVTGLIPILRTAVDTTTTYKCRSLWFGFLCIRVVILFLAELPFTKLEADFTCNGTRDSICTKACFNRLFQKPMVVAWNFIFVLVILSVLLMELFTSHLRSLAQKRCSQVKVDVELEGRGVEAAQDASKDNKGRTTIDLHRDRSTVAFYLLSIFLRILAECWFVYVLLFWNLSALNNDPYRCSTDLCSQLHVCVVSAAPEKRMSIYALASISGLITVCSVLFCLYAILHYICKF, encoded by the coding sequence ATGGCAGCCATAGTAACAGGCCTTATTCCCATCCTGAGGACGGCCGTGGACACCACCACCACCTACAAGTGCCGCTCCCTGTGGTTTGGCTTCCTGTGCATCCGCGTGGTGATCCTCTTCCTGGCCGAGCTGCCCTTCACCAAACTGGAGGCCGACTTCACCTGTAACGGCACCAGGGACAGCATCTGCACCAAAGCCTGCTTTAATAGACTCTTCCAGAAACCTATGGTGGTGGCCTGGAACTTCATCTTTGTCCTGGTTATCCTCTCTGTCCTGCTCATGGAGCTGTTCACCTCCCACCTGCGCTCCCTGGCCCAAAAGAGGTGCTCCCAGGTGAAGGTAGATGTGGAGCTGGAAGGTCGTGGAGTGGAGGCGGCTCAGGATGCGTCCAAAGACAACAAGGGCAGGACGACCATAGATCTACATAGAGACAGAAGCACTGTCGCCTTCTACCTGCTCAGCATCTTTCTGCGTATTTTGGCTGAatgttggtttgtttatgtTCTACTTTTTTGGAACCTGTCAGCACTGAATAATGATCCATACAGATGTTCAACAGACCTTTGCTCTCAGTTACATGTTTGCGTTGTAAGCGCTGCCCCAGAGAAACGCATGTCCATCTATGCTTTGGCTTCCATTTCTGGCCTGATTACAGTTTGTTCagtcttattttgtttgtatgcCATTCTTCACTACATTTGCAAGTTTTAA